TCACCTGATATTGCACAAGGTGTAGATGTAGGAGGGGCAGGAGATCAAGGAATAATGTTTGGTGGAGCTGTAGATGAAACTCCAGAACTTATGCCTCTTGCTTTAAGTTTAGCTAGAAATATAATAATGAAATTAACTACATTAACTAGAAATAAAACTTTATCTTGGGCAAGACCAGATGCAAAGGCTCAAGTTACATTGGAATATGACAAAAATGGGAAAATACAAAAAGTTGAATCTATAGTTTTATCGGTACAACATGATGAAGAGGTAACTATTGATGTTATAAAAAAAGAATTAAAAGAATTAGTAATAAAACCAGCTCTTTCTGAATATGGTAGAGATATTTTAGAAGTTGAAAACTTCTTTATTAATCCTACAGGTCGTTTTGTAATAGGAGGACCTCATGGAGATACAGGGCTTACGGGTAGAAAAATAATAGTTGATACATATGGTGGATACTTTAGACATGGTGGAGGAGCATTTTCAGGAAAAGATAGTTCTAAAGTAGATAGATCAGCTGCCTATGCTGCAAGATGGATAGCTAAAAATATAGTAGCATCAGGGATAGCAAAAAAATGTGAAGTTCAATTATCATATGCTATAGGTGTAGTAGAACCAACATCAATATTAGTAGATACATTCGGTACTTCAAGTATTGAAGATAGCAAAATATCTAAGGTAGTTAAAGAAATATTTGATTTAACTCCACGTGGAATAGAGAAATCTTTATCTTTAAGAAAACCAACTTTTAGATATCAAGATTTAGCAGCGTTTGGTCATATGGGTAGAAAAGATATAGATCTACCTTGGGAAAAATTAGATAAAGTAGAGGAATTAAAAAATAGATTGAAAGGATAAAGAAAATATGAAAAAAATTTTAAACAGATTGATGTGGATATTAAGCTTTTTCATTTTATTTATGTCTTGTTTTAAAGCAGAGGTAAATACAGAAGATAAAGTATTGGTATACAACTTATTTTCAACACCGAGAACTTTAGATCCGCATAAATTTAATGATAATATTTCTATGCAAATATCTAAT
The genomic region above belongs to Streptobacillus moniliformis DSM 12112 and contains:
- the metK gene encoding methionine adenosyltransferase codes for the protein MEKIYFTSEFVSPGHPDKICDQISDAVLDACLSQDEDSRVACETFATTGFVLVGGEITTKTYVDIQKLVRDKIKEIGYIPGLGFDYDCGVVNMIHSQSPDIAQGVDVGGAGDQGIMFGGAVDETPELMPLALSLARNIIMKLTTLTRNKTLSWARPDAKAQVTLEYDKNGKIQKVESIVLSVQHDEEVTIDVIKKELKELVIKPALSEYGRDILEVENFFINPTGRFVIGGPHGDTGLTGRKIIVDTYGGYFRHGGGAFSGKDSSKVDRSAAYAARWIAKNIVASGIAKKCEVQLSYAIGVVEPTSILVDTFGTSSIEDSKISKVVKEIFDLTPRGIEKSLSLRKPTFRYQDLAAFGHMGRKDIDLPWEKLDKVEELKNRLKG